One part of the Spirochaetaceae bacterium genome encodes these proteins:
- a CDS encoding hemolysin family protein yields MGFFKKEKKEDLMEEQLDEEELAMLEGIITLDETTAKEVMVPRVDTIFVSESDNFEQVLAKAQMSGHSRYPVYKETIDNVTGILYIKELLGYLKNAENFNVPAVMRKPFFVPESKKLDSLLSDFKKKHVHIAVVIDEYGGVSGILCMEDIIERIIGDIQDEFDDEEEAIIKLGDNEYLCDGRLNVDEVNEELALNLPNEDIDTLGGFVFNLLGTVPNLYQKVSYNNSDFIVERLDGHIIRSIKVVMHEDKVEN; encoded by the coding sequence ATGGGTTTTTTTAAAAAAGAAAAAAAAGAAGACTTAATGGAAGAGCAGCTTGATGAAGAAGAGCTGGCCATGCTGGAAGGTATTATTACCTTAGACGAAACTACCGCTAAAGAGGTAATGGTGCCGCGTGTAGATACCATTTTTGTAAGCGAAAGCGATAACTTTGAGCAAGTATTAGCTAAAGCGCAAATGAGCGGCCACTCGCGTTACCCGGTGTATAAAGAAACTATCGATAATGTTACAGGTATTTTATACATTAAAGAGCTGTTAGGTTACCTCAAAAATGCCGAAAATTTTAATGTACCTGCCGTAATGCGCAAACCTTTTTTTGTGCCCGAGAGTAAAAAGCTGGATAGCCTGCTAAGCGATTTTAAAAAAAAGCACGTACATATTGCGGTGGTGATAGATGAATACGGCGGGGTTTCGGGTATTTTATGCATGGAAGATATTATAGAGCGTATTATTGGCGATATTCAAGATGAATTTGATGACGAAGAAGAGGCTATTATTAAACTGGGCGATAACGAATATTTATGTGATGGCCGCTTAAATGTGGACGAAGTAAACGAAGAGCTGGCTTTAAATTTGCCTAACGAAGATATAGATACCTTAGGTGGTTTTGTCTTTAATTTATTGGGTACGGTGCCCAATTTGTATCAAAAAGTGAGCTACAATAATAGCGATTTTATTGTAGAACGGCTAGACGGCCATATTATTCGTAGTATTAAAGTGGTTATGCATGAGGATAAAGTTGAAAATTAA
- a CDS encoding PTS sugar transporter subunit IIA, with translation MLSNLLNERQVTFINASNKAAVLKQLVSYSCHTIPYMKNFEDEFTAAIFKREEVVSTALGLGVAIPHAKLNFMTQPFITIGHLRPAVDWDSLDEIAVFLVFMIGCHPDKQSEYLYIIRDLVKIIRQRATLKELERAKDEAEIITILRKKL, from the coding sequence ATGCTGAGTAATTTACTTAACGAGCGGCAAGTTACTTTTATTAATGCCAGCAATAAAGCTGCCGTTTTAAAGCAGCTGGTTAGTTATAGCTGCCATACTATACCCTATATGAAGAACTTTGAAGATGAATTTACAGCGGCTATCTTTAAGCGCGAAGAGGTAGTATCTACCGCACTGGGGTTAGGGGTAGCCATTCCGCACGCTAAGTTAAATTTTATGACCCAGCCATTTATAACGATAGGCCATTTAAGGCCGGCCGTCGATTGGGACAGCCTAGACGAAATAGCCGTTTTTTTAGTATTTATGATTGGTTGCCACCCCGATAAACAAAGCGAATACCTTTATATTATACGCGATTTAGTAAAGATTATCCGTCAAAGGGCCACCTTAAAAGAACTGGAACGAGCTAAAGATGAAGCAGAAATTATTACTATTTTACGAAAAAAACTTTAA
- a CDS encoding tetratricopeptide repeat protein, whose protein sequence is MKIKLSLLLALIFLLPNLAVAQSAIIYYEQGQNAFSAQNYFEAAENFRSALAINPSYASALLALAAANFYLGEYHEAISQLNAHDRLSRSVQAQTLRGRSYVALGRGDEARAIFEQVLAQQPNNLDALFGMTEVQLLAGRIDIAINDITNLLRIVPDNRRALLSLTLLYSQQGDARQAELFLNQALFYYPQDVVVLYVAGNHFRQNGNWQQALHHFSAVAKINPNYADVRERQAEALIGLNRLDEAALVLEDLIRGRGRSNANVWATLAEVFTRQRDFAMALRAYSEAVRLAPNDELIRFATEELLRALPFDVPERNIFADERLARGNRLAANFDYQQALREFRWALLLAPDSAVIRQAFGRQLGLLGAHFSHIDQLRLIRDEGQATQLLLDTLATLERRNIRSVASDWGFRSGPHNNDTRLYIASLNGGTAMHRQGDNALVSRVFIRYLERHTRFTLIAGGEQANFTEAWRNARAVNSDFFIITSFKELDRSFYGSYTLYLTATGSQLASFSHIRSTASKVDETLTLLSDSLNEVVPVSGRILRRNGQLALINLGRLNGLNVGDELLVVRAGQGRFISSEPFFEYLAQDLLGTLTVTALDEFVAEAGVQSATRNDIIAQEDVLFLIRANTIRPQAAVQLTGIPQGFLLIH, encoded by the coding sequence TTGAAAATTAAACTTTCTTTATTATTAGCGTTAATATTTTTGCTGCCCAATTTAGCGGTAGCCCAAAGTGCTATTATTTATTATGAGCAAGGGCAGAATGCCTTTAGTGCGCAAAATTACTTTGAGGCCGCCGAAAATTTTAGAAGCGCTTTAGCTATTAACCCCAGCTATGCTTCGGCTTTATTGGCTTTAGCGGCGGCTAATTTTTATTTAGGCGAGTATCACGAAGCTATCAGCCAGCTTAATGCCCACGATAGGTTAAGCCGTTCGGTACAGGCTCAAACTTTGCGTGGCCGCAGTTATGTGGCTTTGGGGCGCGGCGATGAAGCGCGGGCTATCTTTGAGCAAGTTTTAGCGCAGCAGCCCAATAATTTAGATGCCCTTTTTGGTATGACGGAGGTGCAGCTGCTGGCCGGCCGCATCGATATTGCTATCAACGATATTACCAATTTACTGCGGATAGTCCCAGATAACAGACGGGCTTTATTAAGCCTAACTTTATTGTATAGCCAGCAGGGTGATGCCCGGCAGGCCGAATTATTTTTAAACCAAGCTTTATTTTATTATCCACAAGATGTGGTGGTGCTTTATGTGGCCGGTAATCATTTTAGGCAAAATGGTAATTGGCAGCAAGCTTTACATCATTTTAGTGCTGTAGCCAAGATTAATCCTAACTATGCCGATGTGCGCGAAAGGCAGGCCGAGGCTTTAATTGGTCTTAATCGGCTTGATGAAGCCGCTTTAGTGCTGGAAGATTTAATACGCGGTCGCGGGCGCAGTAATGCCAACGTTTGGGCTACTTTAGCCGAAGTTTTTACAAGGCAAAGAGATTTTGCGATGGCTTTACGGGCTTACAGCGAAGCCGTTAGGTTAGCGCCTAACGATGAGCTTATCCGTTTTGCCACCGAAGAGCTTTTGCGGGCTTTACCTTTTGATGTGCCCGAACGTAATATTTTTGCCGACGAAAGATTGGCACGAGGTAACCGTTTGGCGGCTAATTTTGATTATCAGCAGGCTTTACGCGAGTTTAGATGGGCCCTTTTATTAGCGCCCGATAGCGCCGTTATCAGGCAAGCTTTTGGCCGGCAGCTGGGACTGCTCGGGGCGCATTTTTCACATATCGATCAGCTTAGGTTAATTCGTGATGAAGGGCAGGCTACGCAACTCCTTTTGGATACTTTAGCCACCCTCGAGCGTCGTAATATTCGTAGTGTGGCCAGCGATTGGGGCTTTAGAAGCGGCCCGCATAACAACGATACCCGGCTTTATATAGCCAGTTTAAATGGCGGTACCGCTATGCACCGGCAAGGTGATAATGCATTGGTTAGTCGGGTTTTTATCCGTTACCTCGAGCGGCATACCCGTTTTACGTTAATCGCCGGCGGTGAGCAGGCCAATTTTACAGAGGCTTGGCGCAACGCTCGGGCCGTAAACAGTGATTTTTTTATCATAACTAGCTTTAAAGAACTTGACCGTAGTTTTTACGGTAGTTATACTTTATATTTAACGGCTACCGGCAGCCAGTTGGCTAGTTTTAGCCACATCCGCAGTACCGCCAGCAAAGTTGATGAAACTTTAACTTTACTCAGCGATAGCTTAAACGAGGTGGTGCCGGTAAGCGGGCGTATATTACGTCGCAATGGGCAGTTGGCTTTAATTAATTTAGGCCGTTTAAATGGCTTAAATGTAGGTGATGAGCTGCTGGTCGTAAGGGCAGGGCAGGGGCGTTTTATTAGCAGCGAACCTTTTTTTGAATATTTAGCCCAAGATTTGTTAGGTACTTTAACGGTTACGGCTTTAGATGAATTTGTGGCCGAAGCCGGCGTACAAAGCGCTACCCGTAACGATATTATTGCCCAAGAAGATGTGCTGTTTTTGATAAGGGCAAATACTATCAGGCCGCAGGCCGCTGTGCAGCTAACTGGGATACCGCAAGGTTTCTTGTTAATACATTAA
- a CDS encoding thioredoxin family protein, producing MTEIDKDNFDELVINSGALTLVDYFGDACEPCKALLPHLEAMAGDYNGKVNFYKFNTSKARRLAIREKILGLPTISIYHNGTKVKELTKEEATPDAIKAMVDSML from the coding sequence ATGACCGAAATTGATAAAGATAACTTTGATGAGCTGGTAATTAACAGCGGCGCTTTAACTTTGGTAGATTATTTTGGCGATGCCTGCGAGCCATGCAAAGCTTTGCTGCCTCACTTAGAGGCTATGGCCGGCGATTATAACGGTAAAGTTAATTTTTACAAATTTAATACCAGCAAAGCCCGCCGGCTGGCTATCCGCGAAAAAATATTGGGCCTGCCTACTATCTCTATTTACCATAACGGTACTAAAGTTAAAGAACTTACTAAAGAAGAGGCTACGCCAGATGCCATTAAAGCTATGGTTGATAGTATGCTGTAA
- the ybeY gene encoding rRNA maturation RNase YbeY, whose amino-acid sequence MLELYYQDIAQPANHNKLLQFCTQLLKLCGVGDDSELTLLLTNNDIIAKLNLTYRNKNEATDVLSFGNEKNEGLLADWPLNSGYLGDIAISVEKVAENAEYFKVSYDEELKRLIIHGLLHLQGYNHQTNNFNEPMLLKQEDLLRQLKVIG is encoded by the coding sequence ATGTTAGAGTTATATTATCAAGATATTGCCCAGCCGGCAAACCATAATAAACTGCTGCAATTTTGTACCCAGCTGTTAAAGTTGTGCGGCGTAGGTGATGATAGCGAGCTAACGTTGCTGCTTACTAATAACGATATTATTGCTAAGCTTAATTTGACTTATCGTAATAAAAATGAAGCTACCGATGTATTAAGTTTTGGTAACGAAAAAAACGAAGGGCTTTTGGCAGATTGGCCGCTTAATAGCGGTTATTTGGGTGATATTGCCATAAGCGTTGAAAAAGTAGCCGAAAATGCCGAATATTTTAAGGTTAGTTATGATGAAGAGTTAAAAAGATTAATTATACACGGCCTTTTGCATTTGCAAGGCTATAACCATCAAACTAATAATTTTAACGAGCCAATGTTATTAAAGCAAGAAGATTTACTTAGGCAGTTAAAAGTTATTGGTTAA
- the lepB gene encoding signal peptidase I: MKQKLLLFYEKNFKGTIWPLILVVVFAVFIFLNLLSITSYRVVDQSMEPTLRAGQIILVKRNFFRPLPLNEGDLIVYRNSNSYVIKRLFLNENSPIVMDNGFLFNHSGEAILLTPFTYQLLSNLTVMPHNQFFFVGDNRALSRDSRYYGFVSRQQIVGRVFFIFSPR, translated from the coding sequence ATGAAGCAGAAATTATTACTATTTTACGAAAAAAACTTTAAAGGCACTATTTGGCCTTTAATTTTAGTAGTTGTTTTTGCTGTATTTATCTTTTTAAATTTACTTTCTATCACCAGTTACCGCGTGGTAGACCAATCGATGGAGCCAACTTTACGCGCCGGGCAAATTATTTTGGTTAAGCGTAACTTTTTTAGGCCGCTACCTCTTAACGAAGGCGATTTAATTGTTTACCGTAACAGTAATAGCTATGTTATTAAACGGCTGTTTTTAAACGAAAACAGCCCTATAGTTATGGATAACGGCTTTTTATTTAACCATAGCGGCGAGGCTATCTTGCTTACGCCTTTTACTTACCAACTGCTTAGTAATTTAACGGTTATGCCTCATAATCAATTTTTTTTTGTGGGCGATAACCGAGCCCTTAGCCGCGATTCGCGCTATTACGGTTTTGTTAGCCGCCAGCAAATTGTGGGGCGGGTTTTTTTTATTTTTTCGCCGCGTTAA